In Devosia sp. XK-2, one DNA window encodes the following:
- a CDS encoding ABC transporter permease, with protein MTQYRLEKRREPSRFMLYATPVAAVALTMIIGAIIFSAIGYNGIGAVREIFLTPLTNSFKWQDLGVKAAPLIIIGVGLSIAYRANVWNIGAEGQYIMGGLAATWVALASHGAGGWWTLPVMMLAGIVGGAAYAAIPALLRTRLNVNEILTSLMLTYASVQLIYYLVRAPWKDPMGMGFPQTRRFASEALLPNIIPGTIVHAGVPIAIIVALVAWFIMSRSVFGYQMRVVGAAPHAARYGGFSENKTIWLALLVSGALAGLAGMLEVAGPFQRMVPGFPTNYGFTAIIVAFLGRLNPLGVIFAGIVMAITFVGGEVAQTTIGLPNAATGVFQAMMLFFLLAGDILVRYRLKRVIPQAERPA; from the coding sequence ATGACGCAATATCGCCTGGAAAAGCGACGCGAGCCCTCCCGCTTCATGCTTTATGCAACGCCGGTCGCGGCCGTTGCGCTGACCATGATCATCGGCGCGATCATCTTTTCCGCCATTGGCTATAATGGCATCGGGGCGGTTCGGGAAATCTTCCTGACGCCTCTGACCAATTCCTTCAAATGGCAGGATCTCGGGGTCAAGGCAGCGCCACTGATCATTATCGGGGTGGGCCTGTCCATCGCCTATCGCGCCAATGTCTGGAATATCGGCGCTGAGGGCCAATATATCATGGGAGGGTTGGCGGCGACCTGGGTGGCGCTGGCCAGCCATGGCGCTGGCGGCTGGTGGACCTTGCCGGTGATGATGCTGGCTGGCATTGTCGGCGGCGCGGCCTATGCGGCCATTCCGGCCCTGTTGCGCACCCGGCTCAACGTCAATGAAATCCTCACCTCGCTGATGCTGACCTATGCTTCGGTGCAGCTGATCTATTATCTGGTGCGGGCGCCCTGGAAGGACCCCATGGGCATGGGCTTTCCGCAGACGCGGCGCTTTGCCAGCGAAGCACTCCTGCCCAATATTATTCCAGGGACGATCGTTCATGCGGGCGTGCCCATCGCCATCATTGTGGCGCTGGTGGCCTGGTTCATTATGTCCCGCTCGGTCTTCGGCTATCAGATGCGGGTGGTTGGCGCTGCCCCGCATGCGGCCCGCTATGGCGGCTTCTCGGAAAACAAGACCATCTGGCTCGCGCTGCTGGTCAGCGGTGCGCTGGCGGGCCTTGCTGGCATGCTTGAAGTGGCCGGCCCCTTCCAGCGCATGGTGCCCGGTTTTCCCACCAATTACGGCTTTACCGCCATTATCGTGGCCTTCCTTGGGCGTCTCAATCCACTGGGTGTGATCTTCGCCGGTATCGTCATGGCCATCACTTTTGTCGGCGGCGAGGTGGCGCAGACCACGATTGGCCTGCCCAATGCGGCGACCGGTGTATTCCAGGCCATGATGCTGTTCTTCCTGCTCGCAGGTGACATTCTGGTGCGCTACCGCCTAAAGCGGGTGATTCCACAGGCGGAGAGACCCGCATGA
- the xdhA gene encoding xanthine dehydrogenase small subunit produces the protein MVEVSNAIRFLLNGKEITLTDVAPDLTLLDWLRLERRLRGSKEGCAEGDCGACTVLVGRLVDDEIIYDSVTACIRFVGSLHGTHIVTVEHLRGENGNLHPVQQAMVDHHGSQCGFCTPGIVMSLYGLWMRNPDPSRAVIEKALQGNLCRCTGYAPIIRAAESMSSYGKPQGDPLWVERITVRDTLKAMQDGRRVEIGGGDQRIIIPASLDDFAAVYEANPDARIVAGSTDVGLWVTKFMRKIGPVIFIGHLQELRRIADNDSEVRFYAGVSYSDAQSVIAASFPELAELWDRIAGEQIRNMGTIGGNIANGSPIGDTPPPFIALGAKLDLRRGEHRREIKLEDYFLAYGKQDRQPGEFVESVTIPLLPAGEKFATYKISKRREEDISALCGSFRIFVNDAGTVGMARIAFGGMAATPKRAKAVEAALVGQPWTMETVEAAISKFAEDFQPISDMRASAQYRLLTAQNLLKRFYLDTTGQGERLSRKVA, from the coding sequence ATGGTCGAGGTCAGCAATGCCATCCGCTTCCTCCTCAATGGCAAGGAGATCACACTCACTGATGTCGCGCCTGACCTGACCCTGCTTGACTGGCTGCGCCTTGAGCGCCGTCTTCGCGGCTCCAAGGAGGGGTGTGCCGAGGGCGATTGCGGGGCCTGCACGGTGCTTGTCGGACGGCTCGTGGATGATGAAATCATCTATGACTCAGTCACCGCCTGCATTCGCTTCGTCGGCAGTCTGCATGGCACGCACATCGTCACTGTCGAACATCTGCGCGGTGAGAATGGCAATCTGCACCCCGTACAGCAGGCCATGGTCGATCATCATGGGTCGCAATGCGGCTTCTGCACGCCCGGCATCGTGATGAGCCTTTATGGCCTGTGGATGCGCAATCCCGATCCATCGCGCGCAGTGATCGAAAAGGCGCTGCAGGGCAATCTTTGTCGCTGCACGGGCTATGCCCCGATCATTCGGGCGGCAGAGTCCATGTCCAGCTACGGCAAGCCGCAGGGCGATCCGCTCTGGGTTGAGCGCATTACTGTCAGGGACACGCTCAAGGCCATGCAGGACGGGCGACGTGTCGAAATCGGCGGTGGCGACCAGCGGATCATCATCCCAGCCTCGCTCGATGATTTCGCCGCCGTTTATGAAGCCAATCCCGATGCGCGGATTGTGGCCGGGTCCACCGATGTGGGCCTGTGGGTCACCAAGTTCATGCGCAAGATCGGGCCGGTCATTTTCATTGGTCACTTGCAGGAATTGAGGCGCATCGCCGACAATGACAGCGAGGTACGCTTCTATGCCGGCGTATCATATTCCGACGCGCAATCGGTGATCGCTGCCAGCTTCCCCGAACTGGCCGAACTCTGGGATCGTATTGCCGGTGAGCAGATCCGCAATATGGGAACGATCGGGGGCAATATCGCCAATGGCTCGCCCATCGGCGACACGCCGCCGCCCTTTATTGCACTGGGTGCCAAACTCGATCTTAGGCGCGGCGAACACCGCCGCGAAATCAAGCTCGAGGATTATTTCCTGGCCTATGGCAAGCAGGACCGGCAACCGGGTGAGTTCGTGGAGAGCGTGACGATCCCGCTGCTGCCAGCAGGCGAGAAATTCGCCACCTACAAGATATCCAAACGCCGCGAGGAAGACATTTCGGCGCTGTGTGGCTCTTTCCGCATCTTCGTCAACGATGCCGGCACGGTGGGCATGGCGCGCATCGCTTTTGGCGGCATGGCGGCAACGCCCAAGCGGGCCAAGGCTGTGGAAGCCGCTCTGGTCGGTCAGCCCTGGACCATGGAAACCGTCGAAGCGGCGATTAGCAAGTTCGCCGAAGATTTTCAGCCGATCAGCGACATGCGCGCCTCGGCGCAATACCGCCTGCTGACGGCGCAGAACCTGCTCAAGCGGTTCTACCTCGACACCACGGGGCAGGGCGAACGGCTCAGCAGGAAGGTGGCGTGA
- a CDS encoding LysR family transcriptional regulator, whose amino-acid sequence MDPHTPPERPREHALSAGLLARVFHQPSLLYFNAVATHLSIREAARRLDVASSAVTRQVAQLEDALGIALFLREKRRLRLSPAGEILFRHSRRLVAPMEAAVSEIELLRGVRAGSVRIAAAESVGLSFLPRLLTDFGKRYPRLTLDVSIIPSAEVVERLVDERIDIGFGFIAKPPRQVDVAFRRDVSIGAVMTPDHPLAEAKALTMAQCLEHPLAVGKPEISIREVIEPFLKTSASITPPMVEVNSIRLLVELALGGHYASIMTPIGAQNEVASGRLVFRPLHDSGLPTNRFGILVRSGSALHLAPAIFFEHAKAFFETISLPGAI is encoded by the coding sequence ATGGACCCACATACGCCCCCCGAACGCCCGCGCGAACACGCCCTTTCGGCGGGTCTCCTGGCCCGTGTCTTTCACCAGCCGTCGCTCCTCTATTTCAACGCTGTCGCCACGCATCTGTCCATCCGCGAGGCCGCCCGCCGCCTCGATGTCGCTTCCTCCGCCGTCACGCGTCAGGTCGCCCAATTGGAGGACGCGCTGGGTATTGCCCTGTTTCTGCGCGAAAAGCGGCGTCTGCGCCTCTCGCCGGCCGGCGAAATCCTGTTCCGGCATTCACGCAGGCTGGTCGCCCCGATGGAGGCGGCGGTTTCCGAAATCGAACTGTTGCGCGGCGTCAGGGCCGGTTCGGTGCGGATCGCGGCAGCGGAAAGCGTTGGCCTCTCGTTCCTGCCCAGGCTTCTCACCGATTTCGGCAAGCGCTATCCCCGCCTGACACTGGATGTTTCCATCATCCCATCCGCCGAAGTGGTTGAACGCCTCGTCGACGAGCGGATCGATATCGGCTTCGGCTTCATTGCCAAACCGCCGCGGCAGGTCGATGTCGCTTTCCGCCGCGACGTCTCCATCGGCGCCGTGATGACGCCCGATCATCCGCTGGCAGAGGCAAAGGCACTCACCATGGCGCAATGCCTCGAACATCCCCTGGCCGTCGGCAAGCCGGAAATTTCGATTCGGGAAGTGATCGAGCCCTTCCTCAAAACCTCGGCCAGCATCACCCCGCCAATGGTGGAGGTGAATTCGATCCGCCTATTGGTCGAACTGGCGCTGGGCGGACACTATGCGTCGATCATGACGCCTATCGGCGCCCAGAACGAGGTCGCCTCCGGACGTCTGGTTTTTCGCCCATTGCACGATAGCGGCCTGCCCACCAATCGCTTCGGCATTCTGGTGCGTTCCGGCAGCGCGCTGCATCTCGCCCCGGCCATCTTCTTTGAGCATGCCAAGGCGTTTTTCGAGACCATCTCGCTACCAGGTGCGATTTAA
- the uraH gene encoding hydroxyisourate hydrolase codes for MGGALTTHVLDTMHGKPARGMRLELHYVHGDHTHHLLDSYTNEDGRVDRPLLSEEFQLGEYEIRFHVGQYFERIGVELETPFLDVVPIRFTISEDKHYHVPLLVSPFAYSTYRGS; via the coding sequence ATGGGCGGAGCCCTGACCACCCATGTCCTGGACACCATGCATGGCAAGCCGGCGCGCGGCATGCGGCTGGAATTGCACTATGTTCATGGCGATCACACCCATCACCTGCTCGACAGCTATACCAATGAGGACGGAAGGGTGGATCGGCCGCTTTTAAGCGAAGAATTCCAGCTTGGCGAATATGAGATCCGCTTCCATGTGGGGCAGTATTTCGAGCGCATCGGCGTCGAGCTTGAAACGCCGTTTCTCGACGTGGTCCCGATCCGTTTCACCATTTCCGAGGATAAGCACTATCACGTGCCACTTCTGGTCAGTCCTTTCGCCTATTCGACGTATCGGGGGAGCTGA
- the xdhC gene encoding xanthine dehydrogenase accessory protein XdhC, with translation MTPAALEGFFAANPDAIACELTSVRGSSPRSQGTFMIVGQASILGTIGGGALEYMVIDHARRLIAEGRAAEAMDVPLGPEIGQCCGGRVMVTLRYADDSVRQEIAERLDAEKRAEPNIYIFGAGHVGRVLAQILSLLPVRIEVIDTRQDELDALPPGIPNRRVAMPEAVVRVAPPGSTYVILTHDHALDFLIANEALARPDSPYIGMVGSRTKRAKFSSWYLEQGGERQSLDRLILPIGAQGLGDKRPSVIAALAAAEIMVHIRAREVSVGPVSAPGKEGVVSGF, from the coding sequence ATGACCCCTGCCGCGCTCGAAGGTTTTTTCGCTGCCAATCCCGACGCGATTGCGTGCGAACTGACTTCGGTGCGCGGTTCCTCGCCGCGCAGTCAGGGTACGTTCATGATCGTGGGCCAGGCCTCGATTTTGGGGACCATCGGGGGCGGCGCACTCGAATATATGGTCATCGACCATGCCCGCCGATTGATCGCTGAAGGGCGGGCCGCAGAGGCGATGGATGTGCCCTTGGGCCCGGAAATCGGGCAGTGCTGCGGCGGGCGGGTGATGGTGACCTTGCGCTATGCGGACGATAGTGTTCGGCAAGAGATTGCTGAGCGTCTGGACGCAGAAAAGCGAGCAGAACCAAATATTTACATCTTCGGTGCTGGTCATGTGGGCCGTGTTTTGGCCCAAATTCTCAGCCTTCTCCCGGTCAGGATCGAGGTGATCGATACCAGGCAGGACGAGCTTGACGCCCTGCCGCCAGGCATTCCCAATCGTCGTGTCGCCATGCCCGAGGCGGTGGTACGCGTGGCGCCTCCGGGCAGCACCTATGTCATCCTGACCCACGACCACGCTCTGGATTTTCTCATCGCCAATGAAGCCTTGGCGCGTCCGGACAGTCCTTATATCGGTATGGTGGGGTCGCGAACCAAGCGAGCGAAGTTCTCCAGTTGGTATCTGGAGCAGGGTGGCGAACGGCAGTCTCTGGACCGTTTGATTTTACCTATTGGCGCGCAAGGGCTTGGGGATAAAAGGCCTTCGGTTATCGCGGCACTGGCGGCGGCCGAAATTATGGTCCACATTAGGGCCCGGGAAGTTTCTGTCGGGCCGGTGTCCGCCCCTGGCAAAGAGGGGGTGGTGAGTGGATTCTGA
- a CDS encoding ABC transporter ATP-binding protein: MPNRLELSGITKQFPGVLANDNVSFVVKPGEIHALLGENGAGKSTLVKMIYGIMQPDSGEIRWNGEPVVVPNPKAARRLGIGMVFQHFSLFEALTVLENIALGMDAKIPTRELEARIGEVMRTYGLLLDPHRTVATLSVGERQRIEIVRALLLNPKLLIMDEPTSVLTPQEVDQLFTVLRQLAAEGCSILYISHKLHEIKALCDTATILRGGKLVDTCDPKQETSRSMAEKMIGTGLKDIVKPAGRTFGEPKLVVNRLTTHKAGHFDVPVDNVTFTVRAGEILGIAGVAGNGQNALLNALSGEIKGVERDAITIDGLGIGLMDTTERRRHGLCAVPEERNGHAAVGDFTLSDNSVLTARDRLGMVVMGLINSGAAKTYTGKVIADFAVKALGPAATAGSLSGGNLQKYIMGREILQKPTVLVVSQPTWGVDAGAAAAIHQALVDLAAAGSAIVVISQDLDELRALADTLAVINLGQLSEARPVADFSVDEIGLLMGGVHGAEAA, translated from the coding sequence ATGCCCAACCGGCTCGAATTGAGCGGCATCACCAAGCAGTTTCCAGGCGTATTGGCCAATGACAATGTGTCATTCGTGGTCAAGCCAGGCGAAATCCATGCTCTGCTGGGCGAAAATGGGGCGGGCAAGTCCACTCTGGTCAAGATGATCTACGGGATCATGCAGCCTGATAGCGGGGAAATCCGCTGGAATGGCGAACCGGTGGTCGTTCCCAATCCCAAGGCCGCTCGCAGGCTGGGCATCGGCATGGTGTTCCAGCATTTCTCGCTGTTCGAGGCTCTGACGGTACTGGAAAATATCGCGCTGGGAATGGATGCCAAAATCCCCACACGCGAATTGGAAGCGCGGATCGGCGAAGTCATGCGGACCTATGGTCTGCTGCTCGATCCGCATCGCACGGTGGCGACCTTGTCGGTGGGCGAGCGACAGCGCATTGAAATTGTGCGTGCCTTGCTGCTGAACCCCAAGCTTTTGATCATGGACGAGCCGACTTCGGTGCTGACGCCGCAGGAGGTGGACCAGCTCTTTACAGTGCTGCGGCAATTGGCGGCCGAGGGATGCTCGATCCTTTATATTTCGCATAAGCTCCATGAAATCAAAGCCTTGTGCGACACGGCGACGATCCTGCGCGGCGGCAAGCTGGTCGATACATGCGACCCCAAACAGGAGACCAGCCGCTCTATGGCCGAAAAGATGATCGGTACGGGCCTGAAGGATATCGTCAAGCCGGCGGGCCGCACTTTTGGTGAGCCAAAGCTTGTCGTCAATCGGCTGACAACGCATAAGGCCGGACATTTCGACGTTCCAGTCGACAACGTCACCTTCACGGTACGTGCCGGTGAAATCCTCGGCATTGCGGGCGTCGCAGGCAATGGCCAGAACGCGTTGCTCAATGCGCTTTCGGGTGAAATCAAAGGCGTGGAGCGCGATGCCATCACCATCGATGGATTGGGCATTGGGCTGATGGACACGACCGAACGTCGCCGCCATGGACTATGTGCCGTGCCCGAAGAGCGCAATGGCCACGCCGCGGTGGGCGACTTCACGCTTAGCGACAATTCAGTGCTGACGGCGCGCGACCGGCTCGGCATGGTGGTCATGGGCCTTATCAATTCGGGCGCCGCCAAGACCTATACGGGCAAGGTGATCGCCGATTTCGCCGTCAAAGCACTGGGCCCGGCCGCGACGGCGGGATCGCTCTCGGGCGGAAATCTGCAAAAATACATTATGGGGCGGGAAATCCTGCAAAAGCCGACGGTTCTGGTGGTCAGCCAGCCGACCTGGGGCGTGGATGCCGGGGCGGCTGCCGCCATCCACCAGGCCTTGGTCGATCTGGCCGCGGCAGGGTCCGCCATTGTGGTCATCAGCCAGGATCTCGATGAGTTGCGGGCGCTGGCCGATACGCTGGCCGTGATCAATCTGGGGCAGTTGAGCGAAGCCAGACCGGTTGCCGATTTCAGTGTCGATGAAATCGGCCTGCTTATGGGCGGCGTTCATGGGGCGGAGGCGGCATGA
- a CDS encoding ABC transporter permease gives MTLGLAIAIIVTVVGASTPILIAALGELVVEKSGVLNLGVEGMMLVGAIAGFVIVFTTGNHYLAILLAAAAGVAASMIFAFLTLSLSANQTATGLALTIFGTGFSALAGQGYSARPVTLLGPLFPAELATHPVGRVLFGYSALVYFSLIMVFVVWWFLKKTRAGLILRAVGENDQSAHSIGYSVIGVRYAAVAFGGAMAGIAGACFPLLLTPQWAERMTAGRGWIAVALVVFASWKPFRLLAGAYLFGLVMTMELYAKAGGGPLSAIPAELWAAMPYLATVVVLVLISIRRDASSNAPACLSRPFLPSN, from the coding sequence ATGACGCTCGGATTGGCCATTGCGATCATCGTCACTGTGGTCGGGGCGTCGACGCCCATTCTGATCGCCGCTCTGGGCGAACTTGTGGTGGAAAAATCCGGCGTGCTCAATCTGGGTGTGGAAGGCATGATGCTGGTCGGCGCCATTGCCGGCTTCGTCATCGTCTTCACCACCGGCAATCACTATCTCGCCATTTTGCTGGCTGCGGCTGCGGGCGTAGCCGCATCGATGATCTTTGCGTTTCTGACGCTTAGTCTCTCGGCCAACCAGACGGCGACGGGGCTCGCCCTCACCATTTTCGGTACCGGGTTTTCCGCCCTGGCCGGCCAGGGCTATTCGGCCCGGCCAGTGACCTTGCTCGGACCGCTCTTTCCCGCAGAATTGGCGACCCATCCTGTCGGCCGGGTGCTCTTTGGCTATTCGGCGCTGGTCTATTTCTCGCTGATCATGGTCTTTGTGGTCTGGTGGTTCCTGAAAAAGACACGGGCCGGCCTGATCCTGCGGGCCGTGGGAGAGAATGATCAATCCGCTCATTCCATCGGCTATTCCGTTATCGGTGTGCGCTATGCCGCCGTCGCCTTTGGCGGCGCCATGGCGGGCATTGCCGGGGCCTGCTTCCCGCTGCTTTTGACCCCGCAATGGGCCGAGCGCATGACCGCCGGACGCGGCTGGATCGCGGTTGCGTTGGTGGTCTTTGCCAGTTGGAAACCATTCCGCTTGCTTGCGGGCGCCTATCTTTTTGGCCTGGTGATGACCATGGAACTCTATGCCAAGGCTGGCGGCGGGCCGCTCTCGGCCATTCCTGCCGAACTCTGGGCGGCCATGCCCTATCTTGCCACGGTCGTGGTGCTGGTGCTGATATCGATCCGGCGCGACGCCTCTTCCAACGCACCGGCCTGTCTCAGCAGGCCGTTCCTGCCCAGCAATTGA
- the xdhB gene encoding xanthine dehydrogenase molybdopterin binding subunit, which produces MNKQADISLATLHKPSRHDSGPKHVTGTAEYIDDMVEPVGTMHAYLGLSTRPHAEIVRMDFAEVLKAPGVIGVLTNDDVPGELDISSAHVHDEPLFADGEVHFWGQPIFAVVAETRDQARRAAHLAKVEYKDLPFFTDVRSAQAAGGKQVTKPLKLERGEVEAGLAASPKRVKGAITIGGQDHFYLEGQIALAVPGEDEDVTVHSSTQHPSEVQLIVAHALGIRQNAVTVNVRRMGGGFGGKETQGNLFAVVAALAAKKWNRACKIRPDRDDDMSATGKRHDFVVDYDVGYDEDGKILAVDAVYGARGGFSADLTGPVSDRALFHCDNAYWYPAVRAVSQPLYTNTVSNTAFRGFGGPQGMVACERWVEDIAYALGKDPLDIRKANFYGTDTNNVTPYHQVVADNIIHRVVDELEASSDYQARRQAIIAFNKTSTVLKKGIALTPVKFGISFTATWYNQAGALVHVYKDGSIHLSHGGTEMGQGLYIKVAQVVAEAFGVNLDTVKIMATSTGKVPNTSATAASSGSDLNGMAAWDACEQIKARMLTHAAKLYDADEADCRWVSGGLDVGRKHVPFAELAASAYMNRVQLSAAGFYKTPKIHWDRATGRGHPFYYFAYGASVSEVTIDTLTGEYGVDRVDILHDVGKSLNPAVDLGQIEGGFIQGMGWLTTEELVWDDKGQLRTHAPSTYKIPLASDVPPVFNVKIAEWSVNREPTIGRSKAVGEPPFMLAISVVEALGMAVASVADYAQAPQLDTPVTPERVLMGVERMKGGSA; this is translated from the coding sequence ATGAACAAGCAGGCCGACATTTCCCTTGCCACGCTCCACAAGCCCTCGCGTCATGACAGCGGTCCCAAGCATGTCACCGGCACGGCCGAATATATCGACGACATGGTCGAACCGGTCGGCACCATGCATGCCTATCTGGGACTTTCCACCCGGCCGCATGCCGAGATCGTCAGAATGGATTTCGCGGAGGTGCTGAAGGCACCCGGCGTGATCGGCGTTTTGACCAATGATGATGTTCCGGGCGAACTCGATATCAGTTCGGCCCATGTGCATGACGAACCGCTATTTGCGGATGGCGAAGTGCATTTCTGGGGGCAGCCGATTTTTGCGGTGGTTGCGGAAACGCGCGACCAGGCGCGTCGCGCCGCCCATTTGGCCAAAGTTGAGTACAAGGACCTTCCCTTCTTTACCGATGTGCGCTCGGCGCAGGCAGCTGGCGGCAAGCAAGTCACCAAGCCGCTGAAGCTGGAGCGGGGCGAGGTCGAGGCGGGGCTTGCGGCGTCTCCCAAGCGGGTCAAGGGCGCCATCACCATTGGCGGGCAAGATCACTTCTATCTCGAAGGCCAGATTGCTTTGGCCGTGCCCGGCGAGGATGAGGACGTCACCGTTCATTCCTCGACGCAGCACCCGAGCGAAGTGCAGTTGATCGTCGCGCACGCTCTGGGCATTCGGCAAAATGCCGTAACAGTCAATGTCCGGCGCATGGGCGGTGGTTTTGGCGGCAAGGAAACCCAGGGCAATCTTTTTGCCGTGGTCGCCGCTCTGGCGGCCAAGAAATGGAACCGCGCCTGCAAGATCAGGCCGGATCGCGACGACGACATGAGCGCCACCGGCAAGCGCCACGACTTCGTGGTCGACTATGATGTCGGCTATGACGAGGACGGCAAAATTCTGGCGGTCGATGCCGTCTATGGCGCGCGCGGCGGCTTTTCGGCCGACCTTACGGGGCCGGTTTCAGATCGGGCGCTGTTTCACTGCGACAATGCCTATTGGTATCCGGCAGTGCGCGCGGTCAGCCAGCCGCTTTATACCAATACCGTCTCCAATACGGCCTTTCGCGGCTTTGGTGGCCCGCAGGGCATGGTGGCTTGCGAGCGCTGGGTGGAAGATATCGCCTATGCACTGGGCAAGGACCCGCTTGATATCCGCAAGGCCAATTTCTACGGCACCGATACGAATAATGTGACGCCCTATCACCAGGTGGTGGCGGACAACATCATCCATCGTGTGGTCGACGAGCTGGAAGCGTCCTCGGACTATCAGGCGCGACGGCAGGCCATAATTGCCTTCAACAAGACCAGCACTGTCCTCAAGAAGGGCATTGCGCTGACGCCGGTCAAGTTCGGCATTTCCTTCACCGCCACCTGGTACAATCAGGCTGGCGCCCTGGTGCATGTCTATAAGGATGGCTCGATCCATCTGAGCCATGGCGGCACCGAGATGGGGCAGGGGCTTTATATCAAGGTGGCCCAGGTCGTGGCCGAGGCGTTCGGGGTCAATCTCGACACGGTCAAAATTATGGCCACCTCGACCGGCAAGGTGCCGAACACCTCGGCAACTGCCGCATCCTCTGGTTCAGACCTCAATGGCATGGCGGCCTGGGATGCCTGTGAACAGATCAAGGCCCGCATGCTGACCCATGCAGCCAAGCTCTACGACGCTGATGAAGCTGATTGTCGCTGGGTCAGTGGCGGTCTCGATGTCGGCAGAAAGCATGTGCCTTTCGCCGAGCTTGCTGCCTCGGCCTATATGAACCGGGTACAGCTTTCGGCGGCTGGCTTTTACAAGACCCCCAAAATCCATTGGGATCGCGCCACCGGGCGCGGCCATCCCTTCTATTATTTCGCCTATGGCGCCTCGGTCAGCGAAGTCACCATCGATACGCTCACGGGCGAATATGGTGTCGACCGCGTCGATATCCTGCACGATGTCGGCAAGTCGCTGAACCCGGCAGTCGATCTGGGCCAGATCGAGGGCGGGTTCATTCAGGGCATGGGCTGGCTGACCACCGAGGAATTGGTCTGGGACGACAAGGGGCAGCTTCGCACCCATGCGCCGTCCACCTATAAAATTCCTCTCGCTTCGGATGTGCCGCCGGTCTTCAATGTCAAAATTGCCGAATGGTCGGTCAATCGCGAGCCGACCATTGGCCGCTCCAAGGCCGTGGGCGAGCCGCCTTTCATGCTGGCCATCAGCGTTGTGGAGGCGCTGGGTATGGCCGTGGCCAGCGTGGCCGATTACGCCCAAGCGCCCCAACTCGATACCCCTGTCACACCCGAGCGGGTCTTGATGGGGGTGGAGCGGATGAAGGGGGGTAGCGCCTGA
- a CDS encoding BMP family ABC transporter substrate-binding protein — MTLNRRNLLKIGGAAAALPLLGSKAFAQTEPLKVGFVLVGTINDNGWNYGHNQGRLYLEEQLGDAVETVYVENVPEGPDCERVLRELAQQGCKLIFATSFGFGDSVIKVAEQFPDIVFEHATGYMRSANVGTYNARFHEGRAVCGTVAGHMSKTGKAGYIGSFPIPEVVMGINAFVLAARKVNPDFTITPVYISTWNDPAKEADAARAMIDQGIDVIAQHTDGPAALQVAEERGIVGGFGQGADMSAFAPNAQLTSIIDNWGPHYAKTAQAVIDGTWESKDSWPGLAEGEVEIGAYGPTVPEDVVAAAEAIKQGQIDGSFNIFTGPINDHTGAEKVPAGVTLTDAELLSMDWYVEGVIPPA; from the coding sequence ATGACCCTAAACCGTCGTAATCTGCTCAAAATCGGTGGCGCCGCCGCAGCGCTGCCGCTTCTGGGCTCGAAGGCCTTTGCCCAGACCGAACCGCTCAAGGTCGGCTTTGTGCTGGTTGGCACCATCAATGACAATGGCTGGAACTACGGCCATAACCAGGGTCGCCTTTATCTCGAGGAGCAGCTGGGCGATGCTGTCGAGACCGTTTATGTCGAGAACGTGCCGGAAGGCCCGGACTGCGAGCGTGTGCTGCGCGAGCTGGCCCAGCAGGGCTGCAAGCTGATCTTCGCCACCAGCTTCGGTTTCGGCGACTCGGTGATCAAGGTGGCCGAGCAGTTCCCCGACATCGTCTTCGAGCATGCCACCGGCTATATGCGTTCGGCGAATGTGGGCACCTATAATGCGCGCTTCCATGAAGGCCGTGCGGTCTGCGGTACCGTCGCCGGGCACATGTCCAAGACGGGCAAGGCTGGCTATATCGGTTCCTTCCCGATCCCCGAAGTGGTCATGGGCATCAATGCCTTCGTGCTCGCCGCACGCAAGGTGAACCCCGACTTCACCATCACCCCGGTCTATATCTCGACCTGGAACGATCCGGCCAAGGAAGCCGACGCGGCCCGCGCCATGATCGACCAGGGCATTGACGTCATCGCCCAGCACACCGATGGTCCGGCAGCCCTGCAGGTCGCCGAGGAGCGTGGCATTGTGGGCGGCTTCGGCCAAGGTGCCGATATGAGCGCCTTTGCGCCCAATGCCCAGTTGACCTCGATCATCGACAATTGGGGTCCGCACTATGCCAAGACCGCTCAGGCCGTGATCGATGGCACCTGGGAAAGCAAGGATAGCTGGCCTGGCCTCGCCGAAGGCGAGGTCGAGATCGGCGCCTATGGTCCGACCGTTCCAGAAGACGTTGTCGCTGCCGCCGAGGCTATCAAGCAGGGCCAGATCGATGGTTCCTTCAACATCTTCACCGGCCCGATCAACGATCACACCGGCGCTGAAAAGGTGCCCGCGGGCGTGACCCTGACCGATGCCGAGCTGCTCAGCATGGACTGGTATGTCGAAGGCGTCATTCCGCCGGCTTGA